A genomic stretch from Strix aluco isolate bStrAlu1 chromosome 12, bStrAlu1.hap1, whole genome shotgun sequence includes:
- the PPCDC gene encoding phosphopantothenoylcysteine decarboxylase isoform X3: MLVAPLDANTLAKLANGICDNLLTCVIRAWDLSKPLLFCPAMNTAMWEHPITAQQVEQLKGFGYTEIPCVVKKLVCGDEGRGAMAEVWTIVESVKRILEERDLPTQS, from the exons ATGTTGGTGGCACCTCTTGATGCAAACACCCTGGCAAAGCTCGCGAATGGCATCTGTGACAACCTGCTG ACTTGTGTCATCCGTGCTTGGGATCTGAGCAAACCTCTGCTCTTCTGCCCGGCTATGAACACGGCCATGTGGGAACATCCCATCACAGCTCAGCAGGTGGAGCAGCTGAAAGGCTTTGGCTACACAGAGATCCCCTGTGTGGTGAAGAAACTAGTGTGTGGAGATGAAG GTCGAGGTGCCATGGCAGAAGTGTGGACCATTGTGGAGAGCGTGAAAAGGATCCTTGAGGAACGGGACTTGCCAACACAGAGCTGA